A genomic window from Flintibacter sp. KGMB00164 includes:
- a CDS encoding NADH:flavin oxidoreductase, with product MSDSPLWRPGRIGPMELKNRVIRSATNEHLSQPDGQLTTAWMDTLVELAENEVGLVITGHMSVDRQQRSDQGQTVLDEQTDLGLLYETARRVHQAGGRIVAQLNHGGKKAPEHVNGHPPKLPADFSLEELDQIVGKYRYAAMLCRRAGFDGVQIHNAYGYLLASFLNHVDNRRTDGYGGSVENRFRLTGRIIREVRRTCGPDFTILTKVGGNGYGSLHRLLELYQISGADGVEICTSDFDPRIWASRTFCLEELLRVWDGVDLPISLVGGIFSKKSAEHILDSGVPFVSFSRALLCQPDFAARLKRGEADESPCTACSLCYQSFRRQFVRCIQHTAPIPQLKKVFGSSENT from the coding sequence ATGTCAGACAGTCCCCTGTGGCGGCCGGGCCGCATCGGCCCCATGGAACTGAAAAACCGGGTGATCCGCTCAGCCACCAACGAGCACCTGTCCCAGCCCGACGGCCAGCTGACCACCGCCTGGATGGATACTTTGGTGGAGTTGGCAGAGAACGAAGTGGGCCTGGTCATTACCGGCCATATGAGCGTGGACCGGCAGCAGCGCTCCGACCAGGGACAGACGGTATTGGATGAACAGACCGATCTGGGGCTGCTCTACGAGACTGCCAGACGGGTCCATCAAGCGGGAGGCCGGATCGTGGCCCAGCTCAACCACGGCGGAAAAAAAGCGCCGGAACACGTGAACGGCCATCCTCCCAAGCTGCCCGCCGACTTCTCTCTGGAAGAGCTGGACCAGATTGTAGGAAAGTACCGCTATGCCGCCATGCTGTGCCGCCGTGCGGGCTTTGACGGGGTACAGATCCATAACGCCTACGGCTACCTGCTGGCCAGCTTTCTCAACCACGTGGACAACCGGCGCACCGACGGCTATGGCGGCAGTGTGGAAAACCGCTTTCGGCTCACCGGGCGGATCATCCGCGAGGTGCGGCGGACCTGCGGGCCCGACTTCACCATCCTTACCAAGGTGGGCGGGAACGGTTACGGCAGCCTGCACCGGCTGCTGGAGCTCTATCAGATCAGCGGCGCGGACGGAGTAGAAATCTGCACCTCCGACTTTGACCCCCGCATCTGGGCCAGCCGCACCTTCTGTCTGGAAGAGCTGCTGCGCGTCTGGGATGGGGTAGACCTGCCTATCAGTCTGGTGGGCGGCATTTTTTCCAAAAAGAGCGCTGAGCATATCCTGGATTCCGGCGTTCCCTTTGTCTCCTTCAGCCGGGCGTTGCTGTGTCAGCCTGATTTTGCCGCCCGGCTCAAACGGGGTGAGGCAGATGAGAGCCCCTGTACCGCCTGCAGCCTGTGCTACCAGAGCTTCCGGCGGCAGTTTGTACGCTGCATCCAGCACACCGCACCCATCCCCCAGTTAAAAAAGGTGTTTGGAAGTTCTGAAAATACATAA
- a CDS encoding sigma-70 family RNA polymerase sigma factor: MTQYGSSILRLAYSYLHNMDDAEEILQETLIQYLKTAPVLENEAHEKAWLFRVAGNLSKNRIAYNRVRSTDELKESLAAQQREDLSFVWEAVKDLPVKYREVIHLFYYEGLSTAQIAAILEQKESTVRSHLMRGREKLRSILKEGYDI; the protein is encoded by the coding sequence TTGACCCAGTATGGCAGCAGCATTTTGCGCCTGGCCTATTCGTATCTGCATAATATGGACGATGCAGAAGAGATTTTGCAGGAAACCCTGATCCAGTATCTGAAGACTGCACCGGTGCTGGAAAATGAGGCCCATGAAAAGGCGTGGCTGTTTCGTGTGGCGGGAAACTTGAGCAAAAACCGGATTGCCTATAACCGGGTGCGGAGCACAGACGAGCTGAAGGAGTCGCTGGCGGCACAGCAGCGGGAGGATCTGTCCTTTGTCTGGGAGGCGGTGAAGGATCTTCCGGTCAAGTACCGGGAGGTGATCCATCTGTTTTATTATGAAGGCCTTTCCACCGCACAGATCGCTGCCATTCTGGAACAGAAGGAGTCCACGGTACGCTCTCACCTGATGCGAGGCCGGGAGAAGCTGAGATCGATTTTGAAGGAGGGGTATGACATTTGA
- a CDS encoding S-layer homology domain-containing protein — MWNKKTFTVLCSLALAGSMAVPAFAAEGICGQEALIAAPYASVVAEKPTVTAGEDLFTRAELVSALHQKAGSPVVNFAMQYTDVEQGAEYAEAIRWASSEKIAGGYGEDQFGPEDPVTREQMALILYRYAQNNDQGFTGAWAFPLNYSDASQISEYAYEAVCWVTMKDVMGEKEEQAFVPQGTVTQQEADTMLTQYFTVLEQADVQ, encoded by the coding sequence ATGTGGAATAAGAAAACATTCACGGTACTTTGCTCTCTGGCGCTGGCCGGTTCCATGGCCGTTCCTGCGTTCGCAGCCGAAGGGATTTGTGGACAGGAGGCCTTGATTGCAGCTCCGTACGCATCGGTTGTGGCGGAGAAACCGACCGTGACTGCGGGTGAAGATCTGTTTACCCGGGCGGAGCTCGTCTCTGCGCTGCACCAGAAGGCCGGCAGCCCCGTGGTCAACTTTGCCATGCAGTACACTGATGTGGAGCAGGGGGCCGAGTATGCGGAGGCCATTCGCTGGGCGTCCAGCGAAAAAATCGCAGGCGGCTATGGGGAGGATCAGTTTGGTCCCGAGGACCCGGTCACCCGGGAGCAGATGGCACTCATTCTCTACCGCTATGCCCAGAACAACGACCAGGGCTTTACCGGGGCCTGGGCATTTCCTTTGAACTATTCCGACGCCAGCCAGATCAGCGAATATGCCTATGAGGCTGTTTGTTGGGTGACCATGAAGGATGTCATGGGAGAGAAAGAGGAGCAAGCCTTTGTCCCGCAGGGTACAGTTACCCAGCAGGAGGCCGATACCATGCTGACTCAGTACTTTACCGTGCTGGAGCAGGCAGATGTGCAATAA
- a CDS encoding peptidoglycan recognition family protein, producing the protein MDDRKETQLVTNSDCYRTGKTIRPTGIMVHSTGVAQPDPQVFIKSWNQPGKDACAHAVVSRDKVIQTLPWTMRGWHAGKGEKGSANNTHISFECCEPAGHTYQGGTMIGYDVEKNEAYFRAIYQNAVALCADLCRQFGLDPMKPGVVICHAEGSKLGIASNHADVLHWWPKHGVTMDDFRAAVKAAMEEEAENVTQQQFNAMMAEYLKQAGNAAPASWSQQARTWAEKAGIIAGGEGKGERYGSFATREEIVQMLWRLSQQK; encoded by the coding sequence ATGGACGATCGCAAGGAGACACAGCTGGTTACCAACAGCGACTGCTACCGCACGGGAAAAACCATCCGCCCCACGGGGATCATGGTCCATTCCACCGGAGTGGCCCAGCCCGATCCTCAGGTGTTTATCAAAAGCTGGAATCAGCCGGGCAAGGACGCCTGCGCCCACGCCGTGGTGAGCCGGGACAAGGTGATCCAGACCCTGCCCTGGACCATGCGGGGCTGGCACGCGGGGAAAGGGGAAAAGGGCAGCGCAAACAACACCCACATCTCCTTTGAGTGCTGCGAGCCGGCGGGCCACACCTACCAGGGCGGCACCATGATCGGCTACGACGTGGAGAAGAATGAGGCCTACTTTCGGGCCATTTACCAAAACGCCGTGGCCCTGTGCGCCGATTTGTGCCGCCAGTTTGGACTGGACCCCATGAAGCCAGGGGTGGTGATCTGTCACGCCGAGGGCAGCAAGCTTGGCATTGCCAGCAACCACGCCGACGTACTCCACTGGTGGCCCAAACACGGGGTAACGATGGATGATTTCCGGGCCGCGGTAAAAGCGGCGATGGAGGAGGAAGCAGAAAACGTGACACAGCAGCAGTTTAATGCCATGATGGCGGAGTATTTGAAGCAGGCCGGAAATGCCGCGCCTGCCAGTTGGTCTCAGCAGGCCCGCACCTGGGCGGAAAAAGCAGGTATTATCGCCGGGGGAGAGGGCAAGGGGGAGCGGTACGGCTCCTTTGCCACCCGGGAAGAGATCGTGCAGATGCTCTGGCGGCTGAGCCAGCAGAAATAA
- a CDS encoding Na+/H+ antiporter NhaC family protein, translated as MDQHQSAPRSNPVALAPILVFLALYLGSGITFEYILKIENGFYQTPAIVIFLIALAVACFQNRKLDFNAKLKVMATGVADENILTMCLVFLAAGAFSGAISAAGGADSTVYLFLTFLPSQFAVAGLFLIACFVSISMGTSVGTISALAPFAVSMSQATGFDVVICIAAVACGAMFGDNLSMISDTTIAAVRTQGCEMKDKFRMNFLIVLPAAIITLILFVVITWGGSGQVDLQPYSLWKVLPYLVVLVGAVVGVNVFLILMIGTVLSLIVGVATGAFAWTQVFSVMGTGVTAMYDITVISIIVACIGALVKEYGGIQWLIDFIGRRVKTAKGAQIGIAGLVAAVDVATANNTVAIVMTGSIAKDISEEYHIDPRRTASLLDIFASVMQGILPYGAQLLYAAAGAGVSAMQIVPYMFYCYLMAVSAILFIVFFAKKSVISK; from the coding sequence ATGGACCAACATCAGTCTGCCCCGCGGAGCAATCCCGTGGCGCTGGCGCCCATTCTGGTGTTCCTGGCATTGTACCTGGGCTCCGGCATTACCTTTGAGTACATTTTAAAAATTGAAAACGGCTTTTATCAGACCCCTGCCATCGTAATTTTCCTCATCGCCCTGGCGGTGGCCTGCTTCCAGAACCGGAAGCTGGACTTCAACGCCAAGCTGAAAGTTATGGCCACCGGCGTGGCTGATGAGAACATCTTGACCATGTGCTTGGTGTTCCTGGCCGCAGGCGCCTTCTCCGGCGCTATCTCCGCCGCCGGCGGCGCGGACAGCACCGTATACCTGTTCCTCACCTTCCTGCCCAGCCAGTTTGCTGTGGCCGGTCTGTTCCTGATTGCCTGCTTTGTGTCCATCTCTATGGGCACCTCGGTGGGCACCATCTCCGCCCTGGCTCCCTTCGCCGTGTCCATGAGCCAGGCCACCGGCTTTGATGTGGTGATCTGTATCGCCGCTGTGGCCTGCGGCGCCATGTTCGGCGACAACCTGTCCATGATCTCCGACACCACCATCGCCGCCGTGCGTACCCAGGGCTGTGAGATGAAGGATAAGTTCCGCATGAACTTCCTGATCGTTCTCCCCGCCGCCATCATCACCCTCATCCTGTTTGTGGTGATCACCTGGGGCGGCAGCGGCCAGGTGGATCTGCAGCCTTACAGTCTGTGGAAGGTGCTGCCTTATCTGGTGGTGCTGGTGGGCGCTGTGGTAGGCGTGAACGTGTTTCTCATTCTGATGATCGGCACCGTGCTGAGCCTCATCGTGGGCGTGGCCACCGGAGCTTTCGCCTGGACCCAGGTGTTCTCCGTTATGGGCACCGGCGTTACCGCCATGTACGACATCACCGTCATCTCCATCATTGTGGCCTGCATCGGCGCGCTGGTGAAGGAGTACGGCGGCATCCAGTGGCTCATCGACTTCATTGGCCGCCGGGTCAAGACCGCCAAGGGCGCTCAGATCGGCATTGCCGGTCTGGTAGCCGCTGTGGATGTAGCCACCGCCAACAACACCGTGGCCATCGTCATGACTGGCTCCATCGCCAAGGACATCAGCGAGGAGTACCACATCGACCCCCGGCGTACTGCCTCCCTGCTGGACATCTTCGCCTCCGTGATGCAGGGCATCCTCCCCTACGGCGCTCAGCTGCTCTACGCCGCCGCAGGAGCCGGTGTGTCCGCCATGCAGATCGTGCCCTATATGTTCTACTGCTATCTGATGGCCGTCTCTGCCATTCTCTTTATCGTGTTTTTTGCTAAAAAGTCCGTAATCAGCAAATAA
- a CDS encoding aldehyde dehydrogenase, giving the protein MEFTPLMDRQRQFFRSGVTLDLSRRKQALRDLLREIEAREDELLTALQTDLGKAPFEGYMTELGMVREEIRFHLKHLDHWARDKRVPTPLSQFPARSIRHPEPYGVVLIMAPWNYPIQLSLEPLIGAISAGNCAVLKPSAYAPACSHALKELISACLPDNWVTVVEGGRAENQALLEQPFDYIFFTGSVAVGRHVMEMAARNLTPVTLELGGKSPVIVTADADLPLAARRIIFGKLLNAGQTCVAPDYLLVDRKVQEKLTELLQQEITHFLGQTPLDHPDYPRIINEKHLHRLEGLLTGGRVVCGGTVKDGRIAPTLMDNLEPDAPVMQEEIFGPILPILPFDTLEEAMDFVSSRPKPLALYLFSRDKGVQKKVLTRLSFGGGCLNDTIVHLTSPHLPFGGVGASGMGAYHGKASFDTFTHVKSILIRGSRPDLDLRYHPYSDKKERLLRRFLR; this is encoded by the coding sequence ATGGAATTCACTCCCCTTATGGACCGCCAGCGGCAGTTTTTCCGCTCCGGTGTTACTCTGGACCTTTCCCGCCGTAAGCAGGCCCTCCGGGACCTGCTCCGAGAGATCGAGGCGCGGGAGGACGAACTGCTCACTGCCCTCCAGACTGACCTGGGCAAGGCCCCCTTTGAGGGCTACATGACCGAGCTTGGCATGGTGCGGGAGGAAATCCGCTTCCACCTCAAGCACCTGGACCACTGGGCCCGGGACAAGCGGGTACCCACTCCCCTGTCTCAGTTCCCCGCCCGCTCCATCCGCCATCCGGAGCCTTATGGGGTGGTGCTCATCATGGCCCCCTGGAACTACCCCATCCAGCTCTCCCTGGAGCCCCTCATCGGAGCCATCTCAGCGGGCAACTGCGCAGTCTTGAAACCCTCTGCCTACGCCCCGGCCTGCTCCCACGCCCTGAAGGAACTCATCTCCGCCTGTCTGCCCGACAACTGGGTCACGGTGGTAGAGGGCGGCCGGGCGGAAAACCAGGCCCTGCTGGAGCAGCCCTTCGACTATATCTTCTTCACCGGCAGCGTGGCGGTGGGCCGCCATGTCATGGAGATGGCCGCCCGGAACCTGACCCCGGTGACCCTGGAGCTGGGAGGCAAGAGTCCGGTGATCGTCACCGCCGACGCCGACCTGCCTCTGGCCGCCCGGCGCATCATCTTCGGCAAGCTCCTCAACGCCGGGCAGACCTGTGTGGCACCCGACTATCTGTTGGTGGACCGGAAGGTGCAGGAAAAGCTGACCGAGCTTTTGCAGCAGGAGATCACTCATTTTCTGGGGCAGACTCCTTTGGACCACCCGGACTATCCCCGGATCATCAACGAGAAGCACCTCCACCGCCTGGAGGGCTTGCTCACCGGCGGGCGTGTGGTGTGCGGCGGCACGGTGAAAGACGGCCGCATCGCCCCCACCCTCATGGACAACCTGGAGCCCGACGCGCCCGTGATGCAGGAGGAGATCTTTGGCCCCATTCTGCCCATTCTCCCCTTCGACACCCTGGAGGAGGCTATGGACTTTGTCTCCAGCCGTCCCAAGCCTCTGGCCCTGTACCTGTTCAGCCGGGACAAGGGGGTGCAGAAGAAGGTGCTCACCCGGCTGTCCTTCGGCGGCGGCTGCCTCAACGACACCATCGTCCACCTCACCTCCCCCCACCTGCCCTTCGGCGGTGTGGGAGCCAGCGGCATGGGCGCCTACCACGGTAAAGCCAGTTTTGATACCTTCACCCACGTGAAAAGCATCCTGATTCGAGGGAGCCGCCCCGACCTTGATCTGCGCTATCACCCCTATTCCGACAAAAAGGAGCGGCTGCTGCGCCGCTTTCTCCGGTAA
- a CDS encoding deoxyguanosinetriphosphate triphosphohydrolase, with amino-acid sequence MTPREQRLAQEHTLLSPHACRADQSRGRERPEEECSIRTCFQRDIDRIVYSKAFRRLKHKTQVFLQPEGDHYRTRMTHTLEVNRIARTIARALGLNEDLTEAIALGHDLGHTPFGHAGERLLNSLMPGGFAHYQQSLRVVDRLEKGGEGLNLTWEVRNGIVCHTKGQQAATLEGQAVRLADQIAYINHDIEDALRGKIIYPMDIPLSVSNLLGFTHSKRISTLVEDVITASQGQDAICQSPAIGEAMATLREFMFESVYTNPVAKGEESKAQDMLRRLFEYYRSNPDELPDDFQDIRVKEGVDRAVCDYIAGMTDPFAIEQFSKLFIPMSWTVK; translated from the coding sequence ATGACGCCTCGGGAACAGCGCCTGGCGCAGGAACACACCCTGCTCTCCCCCCACGCCTGCCGTGCCGATCAGAGCCGGGGTCGGGAGCGTCCGGAAGAGGAGTGCTCTATCCGCACCTGCTTTCAGCGGGACATCGACCGCATTGTGTACAGCAAAGCGTTTCGCCGTCTCAAGCACAAGACCCAGGTCTTTCTCCAGCCGGAGGGGGATCACTACCGCACCCGGATGACCCACACTCTGGAGGTCAACCGCATCGCCCGTACCATTGCCCGGGCACTGGGGCTCAATGAGGATCTGACCGAGGCCATTGCGCTGGGCCACGATCTGGGCCACACCCCCTTCGGTCACGCGGGAGAGCGGCTTCTCAACTCCCTCATGCCCGGCGGCTTTGCCCACTACCAGCAGTCCCTGCGGGTGGTGGACCGGCTGGAAAAGGGAGGCGAGGGGCTTAACCTCACCTGGGAGGTGCGCAACGGCATCGTCTGCCACACTAAGGGTCAGCAGGCCGCCACCCTGGAAGGACAGGCGGTGCGTCTGGCCGATCAGATTGCCTACATCAACCACGACATTGAGGACGCCCTGCGGGGCAAGATCATCTACCCCATGGACATCCCCCTGTCGGTGTCCAATCTGCTGGGCTTTACCCACAGCAAGCGCATCTCCACCCTGGTGGAGGATGTGATCACCGCCAGCCAGGGGCAGGACGCCATCTGCCAGTCCCCCGCTATCGGCGAGGCCATGGCCACCCTGCGGGAGTTCATGTTTGAAAGTGTCTACACCAACCCGGTGGCCAAGGGCGAGGAGAGCAAGGCCCAGGATATGCTGCGGCGGCTGTTTGAGTACTACCGCAGCAACCCCGATGAACTGCCTGACGACTTCCAGGACATCCGGGTAAAGGAGGGCGTCGATCGGGCGGTGTGCGACTACATTGCCGGAATGACCGACCCCTTCGCCATTGAGCAGTTCAGCAAACTGTTTATCCCTATGTCCTGGACAGTCAAATAG
- the dnaG gene encoding DNA primase yields MAWPPQFLDELIDRTDLVDLVGESVRLTKKGNSYWGCCPFHSEKTPSFHVVPDRKIYKCFGCGKGGGAINFVMELDNLSFREAVEVLAKRCGMQVPDSGASPGAKERREKLLTINKQAARAFHRWLYSPEGAQGLAYLQKRGLSKGTLTRFGLGFAPNRWDALIQELSKEGYDKRDLLDAGLAVSNKDGRIYDRFRNRVMFPIIDTGGNVIGFGGRVMDDSTPKYLNSPDTPVYNKSRNVFALNIAKKSKAGQVILTEGYMDTISLHQAGFDSAVASLGTALTPDHAQLLSRYFPQAILAYDGDGAGVAAAQRAIPLLEKAGLKVRVLRMRGAKDPDEFIKAYGRDAFQRLLDQSENQVDYRLDQIKKKYNLEDDTQKVAFLQEAAQMLSTLPSAVEREIYGGHAAQTAGVSPETMALEVKKAFQQRLRKEKKKQERRDLAPAVNQQPQTRELRYENIRSALAEEGVIRLLLLDPGLAGEMGGLTGKEFSSPLLGRVFDLLMDRAGQHLNLSLPALAGDLTVLEMDHMARVAQKPESVANSRRSLSDYIAVIRGEGLKRSGQSEEALLLAAQKKNLEKKAYMEEKP; encoded by the coding sequence TTGGCCTGGCCGCCTCAATTTCTGGACGAGCTCATCGACCGCACCGATCTGGTGGATCTGGTGGGCGAGTCGGTGCGTTTGACCAAAAAAGGCAACAGCTACTGGGGCTGCTGCCCCTTTCACAGCGAGAAGACCCCCTCTTTCCACGTGGTGCCCGACCGGAAGATTTACAAATGCTTCGGCTGCGGCAAGGGAGGCGGCGCCATCAACTTTGTGATGGAACTGGACAACCTCTCCTTCCGGGAGGCTGTGGAGGTACTGGCCAAGCGCTGCGGCATGCAGGTGCCCGACTCAGGCGCCTCCCCCGGCGCCAAGGAGCGGCGGGAAAAGCTGCTTACCATCAATAAGCAGGCCGCCCGTGCCTTCCACCGCTGGCTGTACTCTCCCGAGGGCGCTCAGGGTCTGGCGTATCTCCAAAAGCGCGGGCTATCCAAAGGGACTCTGACCCGGTTTGGTCTGGGCTTCGCCCCAAACCGCTGGGACGCCCTCATTCAGGAGCTGAGCAAAGAGGGGTACGACAAGCGGGACCTGCTGGATGCCGGTCTGGCGGTGAGCAACAAGGACGGCCGGATCTACGACCGCTTCCGCAACCGGGTGATGTTTCCCATCATCGACACCGGCGGCAATGTCATCGGCTTTGGCGGCCGGGTGATGGACGACTCCACGCCCAAATACCTCAACTCCCCGGACACTCCGGTGTACAACAAAAGCCGCAACGTGTTTGCCCTGAACATCGCCAAAAAATCCAAGGCGGGACAGGTCATCCTCACCGAGGGGTATATGGACACCATCTCCCTGCATCAGGCGGGGTTTGACAGCGCGGTGGCCTCTCTGGGTACCGCCCTGACCCCCGATCACGCCCAGCTTCTCTCCCGCTACTTTCCCCAGGCCATCCTGGCCTATGACGGAGACGGAGCAGGCGTCGCCGCCGCCCAGCGTGCCATCCCCCTGCTGGAAAAGGCGGGGCTAAAGGTGCGGGTGCTGCGGATGCGGGGCGCCAAGGACCCGGACGAGTTTATCAAGGCCTACGGCCGGGACGCCTTTCAGCGTCTGCTGGACCAGAGTGAGAATCAGGTGGACTACCGCCTGGATCAGATCAAAAAGAAATACAACCTGGAGGACGACACCCAGAAAGTAGCCTTTCTCCAGGAGGCCGCCCAGATGCTCTCTACCCTGCCCAGCGCGGTGGAGCGGGAAATCTACGGCGGCCACGCTGCCCAAACTGCGGGCGTCTCCCCGGAGACCATGGCGCTGGAGGTCAAGAAGGCCTTCCAGCAGCGGCTCCGGAAGGAGAAAAAGAAACAGGAGCGGCGGGATCTGGCTCCCGCCGTCAACCAGCAGCCCCAGACCCGGGAGCTGCGCTACGAAAATATTCGCTCCGCTCTGGCGGAGGAGGGGGTCATCCGGCTTCTGTTGCTGGATCCCGGCCTGGCCGGGGAAATGGGCGGACTGACAGGAAAGGAATTTTCCTCTCCCCTGCTTGGCCGGGTGTTTGACCTGCTGATGGACCGCGCCGGGCAGCACCTGAACCTGAGTCTGCCCGCGCTGGCCGGGGACCTCACCGTCCTCGAGATGGACCACATGGCCCGGGTCGCCCAGAAGCCGGAATCGGTGGCCAACAGCCGCCGCTCCCTGTCGGACTACATAGCCGTCATCCGGGGCGAGGGCCTGAAACGCAGCGGCCAAAGCGAGGAAGCACTGCTGCTGGCCGCACAGAAAAAGAATTTGGAAAAGAAAGCATATATGGAGGAGAAACCATGA
- the rpoD gene encoding RNA polymerase sigma factor RpoD: MKVVEGVPGAEKLAELIERGKKKGNLSSTELMDVLEDMDLESEQMDKIYDVLENLGIDTVGEDYIPELPDDAEPPLEAMEEISEEEMVDPNSMVDSFGTDDPVRMYLKEIGKVNLLSSDEEIELAQAMGAGAEAKEQLAELEESGEEIPAEVLAELNKAIKRGERAKQRLAEANLRLVVSIAKRYVGRGMQFLDLIQEGNLGLIKAVEKFDYTKGYKFSTYATWWIRQAITRAIADQARTIRIPVHMVETINKVIRVSRQLLQELGHDPSPEEIAEEMSMPVERVREILKIAQEPVSLETPIGEEEDSHLGDFIPDEDASEPAEAASFTLLKEQLVEVLSTLTPREEKVLKLRFGIEDGRTRTLEEVGKEFNVTRERIRQIEAKALRKLRHPSRSKKLKDFLN; the protein is encoded by the coding sequence ATGAAGGTGGTAGAGGGCGTTCCCGGCGCGGAGAAGCTGGCGGAGCTGATCGAACGGGGCAAGAAGAAGGGCAACCTCTCCTCCACCGAGCTGATGGACGTGCTGGAGGACATGGATCTGGAGTCCGAACAGATGGACAAGATCTACGACGTCCTGGAGAACCTGGGTATCGATACCGTGGGCGAGGATTACATCCCCGAGCTGCCCGATGACGCCGAGCCCCCTCTGGAGGCTATGGAGGAGATCAGCGAGGAGGAGATGGTTGATCCCAACTCCATGGTGGACTCCTTCGGCACCGATGACCCGGTGCGTATGTACCTCAAGGAGATCGGTAAGGTGAACCTGCTCTCCTCCGACGAGGAGATCGAGCTGGCTCAGGCCATGGGCGCAGGCGCCGAGGCCAAGGAGCAGCTGGCCGAGCTGGAGGAGTCCGGCGAGGAGATTCCCGCCGAAGTCCTGGCCGAGCTGAACAAGGCCATCAAGCGGGGCGAGCGCGCCAAGCAGCGTCTGGCCGAGGCCAACCTGCGTCTGGTCGTGTCCATTGCCAAGCGTTATGTGGGCCGCGGCATGCAGTTCCTGGACCTCATCCAGGAGGGCAACCTGGGCCTCATCAAGGCGGTAGAGAAGTTTGACTACACCAAGGGCTACAAGTTCTCCACCTACGCCACCTGGTGGATCCGTCAGGCCATCACCCGTGCCATTGCCGACCAGGCCCGCACCATCCGTATCCCGGTGCACATGGTAGAGACCATCAACAAGGTCATCCGCGTGTCCCGTCAGCTCCTCCAGGAGCTGGGCCACGATCCCTCCCCCGAGGAGATCGCCGAGGAGATGTCCATGCCTGTGGAGCGGGTCCGTGAGATCCTGAAGATCGCCCAGGAGCCCGTCAGCCTGGAGACTCCCATCGGTGAGGAGGAGGATAGCCACCTGGGCGACTTTATCCCCGACGAGGATGCTTCTGAGCCCGCCGAGGCCGCCTCTTTCACCCTGCTGAAGGAGCAGCTGGTGGAGGTGCTGTCTACCCTGACTCCCCGTGAGGAGAAGGTGCTCAAGCTGCGCTTCGGCATTGAGGACGGCCGCACCCGCACCCTGGAGGAAGTGGGCAAGGAGTTCAACGTCACCCGTGAGCGTATCCGCCAGATCGAGGCCAAGGCCCTGAGAAAACTGCGTCATCCCTCCCGCTCCAAGAAGCTGAAGGACTTCCTGAACTAA
- a CDS encoding sigma-70 family RNA polymerase sigma factor, whose translation MLDPYIQQYGRRLYGLCRTLCANSFDADDLYQETWLKAFRHFSQYDPARPFEPWLTQICVNTYRSVLRRAFRSPILPFRTTQEQDEALQSVPAPEAADYSDLHRAVDALPEKLRLTVILFYFRDMDITSTAAVLGIPPGTVKSRLNKARNKLKEVLEHESDLSF comes from the coding sequence TTGCTCGACCCATACATCCAGCAATATGGCAGGCGTCTGTACGGCCTGTGCCGCACGCTGTGCGCCAATTCCTTTGACGCGGATGACCTGTACCAGGAGACTTGGCTTAAAGCGTTTCGCCACTTTTCCCAGTACGACCCCGCCCGGCCTTTTGAGCCGTGGCTCACCCAAATCTGCGTCAACACCTACCGCAGCGTACTGCGCCGGGCTTTTCGCAGTCCGATTCTCCCCTTCCGCACCACCCAGGAACAGGATGAGGCCCTCCAGTCCGTCCCTGCTCCGGAGGCTGCGGACTATTCGGACCTGCACCGGGCGGTGGACGCTCTGCCGGAAAAGCTGAGGCTGACGGTGATTCTCTTTTACTTCCGGGACATGGATATCACCTCCACGGCGGCGGTGCTGGGCATCCCGCCCGGAACAGTAAAGTCCCGGCTGAACAAAGCAAGAAATAAACTGAAGGAGGTGCTGGAGCATGAATCAGATCTATCATTTTGA